A part of Melittangium boletus DSM 14713 genomic DNA contains:
- a CDS encoding FHA domain-containing protein: protein MDEVIFLEVLEGEEGVSARHRLERFPATVGRGYTNDVILDDPKVSAAHLRIERAEGGALVLRDVGSHNGTFRVEPWGRLAELTLTDDLRVAVGDTVLRFRARTHPVEDTRVSAVPEAPRGHVFERPFAFPVVLGVTVVAALFYEYLTNYQKTNWGALALAVVLPVSATFIWSAIWSVASKVTRRRFYFGAHGAIGSLGFLGLLAVPLLVHLVAYALGLGSWMQWLARGGFLAWLGYVLFWHLRYVTRAEPRRLVLMLTGVLVCFGALTQADSLLDEEEFSSSLNFDRTLLPPAFRLAPAQSMDAFFEETRDVQAEVDALAKKAP, encoded by the coding sequence GTGGACGAAGTGATCTTCCTGGAAGTGCTGGAGGGCGAGGAGGGGGTCTCCGCCCGGCACCGGCTGGAGCGCTTCCCGGCGACGGTGGGGCGCGGCTACACCAACGACGTCATCCTGGACGATCCCAAGGTGTCCGCGGCGCACCTGCGCATCGAGCGCGCCGAGGGCGGTGCCCTGGTGCTCCGGGACGTGGGCAGCCACAACGGCACCTTCCGGGTGGAGCCCTGGGGACGCCTGGCGGAGCTGACGCTCACGGATGATCTCCGCGTGGCGGTGGGGGACACGGTGCTGCGCTTCCGCGCGCGCACGCATCCGGTGGAGGACACGCGCGTCTCGGCGGTACCGGAGGCGCCCCGGGGCCATGTCTTCGAGCGGCCCTTCGCCTTTCCGGTGGTGCTCGGGGTGACGGTGGTGGCCGCGCTCTTCTACGAGTACCTGACGAACTACCAGAAGACGAACTGGGGCGCGCTCGCGCTGGCGGTGGTGCTGCCCGTGTCCGCCACCTTCATCTGGTCCGCGATCTGGAGCGTGGCGAGCAAGGTGACGCGCAGGCGCTTCTATTTCGGCGCCCATGGCGCCATCGGGAGCCTCGGCTTCCTGGGGCTCCTCGCCGTGCCGCTCCTGGTGCACCTGGTGGCATATGCCCTGGGTCTGGGCTCGTGGATGCAGTGGCTCGCGCGCGGGGGCTTCCTGGCGTGGCTCGGGTACGTGCTCTTCTGGCACCTGCGCTACGTGACGCGCGCGGAGCCCCGGCGGCTCGTCCTGATGCTGACGGGGGTCCTGGTGTGCTTCGGGGCGCTCACGCAGGCGGATTCCCTGCTGGACGAGGAGGAGTTCTCCTCCTCGCTGAACTTCGATCGCACGCTCCTGCCCCCCGCCTTCCGGCTGGCGCCCGCCCAGAGCATGGACGCCTTCTTCGAGGAGACGCGCGACGTCCAGGCGGAAGTGGACGCGCTCGCGAAGAAGGCACCGTGA
- a CDS encoding trypsin-like peptidase domain-containing protein, protein MWTLLLLATLAQAPVLDPPNPDPDPEEPSDTEPPAVIPPLPVATLPPSTQELFERIKRRVAQVRIIERRSGSRSSIGSAFFVDAEGRAITNYHVISSIVQHPDDYTAELVREGQDAQAIPVRVVDVDVVHDLAVIQQDEPVKDWFELAAKDASQGSRLYAMGNPHDLGTTIVEGTYNGLVQDALYDKVHFSGAINPGMSGGPTVTGEGRVVGVNVATLGNQLGFLVPVVHARALLERAREAKDAPGTRLLSVVATQLLDNQQRITERLMSTPVPTQRLGDYRVPGRWQPFLKCWGDTPHESENPYTITSYQCSSEEDIFLSGEQRTGVVAYDHAFVSSDSLGALRFSALYSATFANDAGGVEATQDDVTNFRCQEGFVKVGGMTVRTALCLRAYKRLPGLYDLSLRAATNNAGSSGVQTSLDLAGFSADNARALARRYLEALAWTK, encoded by the coding sequence ATGTGGACCCTCCTCCTGCTCGCCACGCTGGCCCAAGCCCCGGTGCTGGATCCCCCCAACCCGGACCCGGATCCGGAAGAACCGTCGGACACGGAGCCCCCGGCCGTGATCCCTCCGCTGCCCGTGGCCACGTTGCCTCCGTCCACCCAGGAGTTGTTCGAGCGCATCAAGCGCCGCGTGGCCCAGGTGCGCATCATCGAGCGGCGAAGTGGCTCCCGCTCCTCCATCGGCTCCGCCTTCTTCGTGGACGCCGAGGGCCGAGCCATCACGAACTACCACGTCATTTCCAGCATCGTGCAGCACCCCGACGACTACACCGCGGAGCTGGTGCGCGAGGGCCAGGACGCGCAGGCGATACCGGTGCGCGTGGTGGACGTGGACGTGGTGCATGACCTGGCCGTCATCCAGCAGGACGAGCCGGTGAAGGACTGGTTCGAACTGGCGGCGAAGGATGCCTCCCAGGGCTCCCGGTTGTACGCCATGGGCAATCCCCATGACCTGGGAACCACCATCGTCGAGGGTACCTACAACGGCCTCGTGCAGGACGCGCTCTACGACAAGGTGCACTTCAGCGGCGCCATCAACCCCGGCATGAGCGGAGGCCCCACGGTGACGGGCGAGGGCCGGGTGGTGGGCGTCAACGTGGCGACCCTGGGCAACCAGCTCGGCTTCCTGGTGCCGGTGGTGCATGCGCGCGCGCTCCTGGAGCGAGCACGCGAGGCGAAGGACGCGCCGGGCACCCGCCTGTTGTCCGTGGTGGCCACGCAGCTGCTGGACAACCAGCAGCGCATCACCGAGCGCCTGATGTCCACGCCCGTGCCAACCCAGCGGCTGGGCGACTACCGGGTGCCGGGCCGCTGGCAGCCCTTCCTCAAGTGCTGGGGCGATACCCCGCACGAGTCGGAGAATCCCTACACCATCACCAGCTACCAGTGCTCGTCCGAGGAGGACATCTTCCTGAGCGGAGAGCAGCGCACGGGCGTGGTGGCGTACGATCATGCCTTCGTGTCGAGCGACTCGCTCGGGGCGCTGCGCTTCTCGGCGCTCTACTCGGCCACGTTCGCCAATGACGCGGGGGGCGTGGAGGCCACCCAGGACGACGTGACGAACTTCCGCTGCCAGGAGGGATTCGTGAAGGTGGGCGGGATGACGGTGCGCACGGCCCTGTGCCTGCGCGCCTACAAGCGGCTGCCCGGGCTGTATGATCTGTCGCTCCGGGCGGCGACGAACAACGCGGGCTCCTCGGGTGTGCAGACGAGCCTGGATCTGGCGGGATTCTCCGCGGACAACGCCCGCGCCCTCGCGCGCCGCTACCTGGAGGCACTCGCGTGGACGAAGTGA
- a CDS encoding helicase HerA-like domain-containing protein produces the protein MTSDPRLEAFLSDGEEVFNGVQQGQNLWKHDPFDVPSFNAPARSAFQRLLKRAVATPRPEEGKLLLLTGESGSGKTHLVRAFRHLVHGQEQGYVGYLPMTVDTPHYERYILSCLMDSLDRPYDARKAEASGLMRLSDAVMEASKSIFALNIQAEPRDDEHLHTTVSDVAYELRADPRFRDVSVDLLRALLFLQHRDVRLHHAVLQWIRCRDLSPSDAKALGNLVPRTDEDGPKWMLEQLGHLLSAFGQAFVLCVDQVEDISDFALRPGMEPAFRRAMNLLAHLAGNIPTAIVVVCGLSDFWFSARQRLLQSILDRIELDPAPVKLEHLVTAQTARDIAAQRLKVLYEKRGATVDPRDPTYPIPPEVFDTLSGRRTRDVLHCFRAYRERAIEEGRLPALFLPPEEKAGPGPEIKKPSPTPPPEPDRIAELDQKWADFRATFQAQVPDEDEEIVSLLAWGLETASQELDGAARFSVKTRDESSLEISPEGKAPRLLVVLCNRSSKGGHLGYQMKDALDSTGGKLPVLVRTTEFPSSTGTIVAEQLLRLQKKGGRRAVLGDGDLRDLVALRTFRQAHAQAALNEWSHKARPITRLKLISDLLGREPMEQEPPAVDTPKDPPVTKPHPQNAQTPTPPAPLLKGPLRLGLQEGIINEPVTLEPGEMMRHSAFLGGTGSGKTTAALNLVEQLLLRGIPAILVDRKGDLAGYAREEAWRTPLEDPRLDERRRLLLEHVDVALYTPGRSDGRPLAIPVVPRGLEALSAEERDQAVTQAADAIAGMLEYKSSNRDKATRALLEQALHLLVRRPRGKDVTLELLRQFIQSEDPALVREAEGLDAKAYPKLVNDLATLRLSTRVLLSATGERLDVEELLGRGASATPGRTRLSIISTKFLGGNQQVLFWVSQLLMETHRWASQNPSSQLQAVLLFDEADLYLPAVGKPATKQPMENLLRRARSAGLGLMLATQSPGDLDYKCRENVRTWLVGRVTEETALKKLKPMFANGRGGDGTQKLATQQMGRFHLQREGQPVQQLKADRNVILTEQLSEDEILRLARQTGARRGQGPELAALH, from the coding sequence GTGACCTCCGATCCACGACTCGAGGCCTTCCTCTCCGATGGCGAGGAGGTCTTCAACGGCGTCCAGCAGGGGCAGAACCTCTGGAAGCACGATCCCTTCGATGTGCCGTCCTTCAACGCCCCCGCCCGGAGCGCCTTCCAGCGGCTCCTCAAGCGCGCGGTGGCCACGCCTCGGCCCGAGGAGGGCAAGCTGTTGCTGCTCACGGGCGAGTCCGGCAGTGGCAAGACGCATCTGGTGCGCGCCTTCCGCCACCTCGTGCACGGACAGGAGCAGGGCTACGTCGGCTACCTGCCGATGACCGTCGATACGCCCCACTACGAGCGCTACATCCTCTCCTGCCTGATGGACTCGCTGGACCGGCCCTACGACGCGCGCAAGGCCGAGGCCTCGGGCTTGATGCGGCTGTCGGACGCGGTGATGGAGGCCAGCAAGAGCATCTTCGCGCTGAACATCCAGGCCGAGCCCCGCGACGACGAACACCTGCACACCACGGTGTCCGACGTGGCCTATGAGCTGAGGGCGGACCCGCGCTTCCGCGACGTGAGCGTGGACCTGCTGCGCGCCCTGCTCTTCCTGCAACACCGGGACGTGCGCCTGCACCACGCGGTGCTCCAGTGGATACGCTGCCGGGACCTGTCCCCCTCGGATGCCAAGGCGCTCGGAAATCTGGTCCCCCGGACCGATGAGGATGGACCCAAGTGGATGCTGGAGCAGTTGGGTCACCTGCTGAGCGCGTTCGGCCAGGCGTTCGTCCTGTGCGTGGATCAGGTGGAGGACATCAGTGACTTCGCCCTGCGTCCGGGCATGGAGCCCGCGTTCCGCCGCGCGATGAACCTGCTCGCCCACCTGGCCGGAAACATCCCCACGGCGATCGTGGTGGTCTGCGGCCTGTCCGACTTCTGGTTCAGCGCCCGGCAACGGCTGCTGCAATCCATCCTGGATCGGATCGAACTCGACCCCGCCCCCGTGAAGCTCGAGCACCTGGTGACCGCCCAGACGGCGCGCGACATCGCGGCGCAACGCCTGAAGGTGCTCTACGAGAAGCGGGGCGCCACGGTCGATCCGCGCGATCCCACCTATCCCATTCCCCCGGAGGTGTTCGACACCCTGAGCGGGCGCAGGACTCGCGATGTGCTGCATTGCTTCCGCGCCTACCGCGAACGCGCCATCGAGGAGGGCCGTCTGCCCGCGCTGTTCCTCCCTCCGGAGGAGAAGGCGGGGCCTGGGCCGGAGATCAAGAAGCCATCGCCGACCCCCCCACCGGAACCCGATCGGATCGCGGAGCTGGACCAGAAGTGGGCGGACTTCCGGGCGACGTTCCAGGCCCAGGTGCCGGACGAGGACGAGGAGATCGTCTCCCTGCTCGCCTGGGGACTCGAGACGGCGAGTCAGGAGCTGGACGGCGCGGCGCGCTTCTCCGTGAAGACCCGGGACGAGTCGTCGCTGGAGATCTCTCCGGAGGGCAAGGCGCCCCGGCTCCTCGTCGTGCTCTGCAACAGATCCTCCAAGGGCGGGCATCTGGGCTACCAGATGAAGGACGCGCTCGACTCCACGGGAGGCAAGCTGCCGGTGCTGGTGCGGACCACGGAGTTCCCCTCGTCGACGGGCACCATCGTGGCGGAGCAGCTCCTGCGGCTCCAGAAGAAGGGCGGACGCCGCGCGGTGCTCGGGGATGGAGATCTGCGCGATCTGGTGGCGCTGCGGACCTTCCGCCAGGCCCACGCACAGGCGGCGCTGAACGAGTGGAGCCACAAGGCCCGGCCCATCACCCGCCTCAAGCTCATCAGTGATCTCCTGGGACGGGAACCCATGGAACAGGAACCACCCGCCGTCGACACCCCGAAGGATCCGCCCGTCACCAAACCCCACCCCCAGAACGCCCAGACGCCCACCCCCCCGGCGCCCCTGCTCAAGGGTCCGCTGCGGCTCGGCCTCCAGGAGGGAATCATCAACGAGCCCGTGACCCTGGAGCCCGGGGAGATGATGCGGCACAGCGCCTTCCTGGGGGGCACGGGCAGCGGCAAGACGACCGCGGCGCTCAACCTCGTGGAGCAATTGCTGCTGCGGGGCATCCCCGCCATCCTGGTGGACCGCAAGGGCGACCTGGCCGGATACGCCCGCGAGGAAGCCTGGCGGACGCCGTTGGAGGACCCGCGGCTCGACGAACGCCGCCGCCTGCTGCTCGAGCACGTGGACGTGGCGCTCTACACCCCGGGCCGCTCGGATGGACGGCCCCTGGCCATTCCCGTGGTCCCCCGGGGCCTGGAAGCCCTGTCCGCCGAGGAGCGCGACCAGGCCGTCACGCAGGCGGCGGACGCCATCGCGGGCATGCTCGAGTACAAGAGCAGCAACCGCGACAAGGCAACGCGCGCCCTGCTCGAACAGGCGCTCCACCTGCTGGTGCGGCGTCCGCGAGGAAAGGACGTCACGCTCGAACTGTTGCGCCAGTTCATCCAGTCCGAGGACCCCGCCCTCGTGCGGGAAGCCGAGGGGCTGGATGCCAAGGCCTATCCCAAGCTCGTCAACGATCTGGCCACGCTCCGCCTCAGCACGCGGGTCCTCCTGTCCGCGACGGGTGAACGGCTCGACGTGGAGGAACTGCTCGGGCGCGGCGCCTCGGCGACGCCGGGACGCACCCGGCTGAGCATCATCAGCACCAAGTTCCTGGGTGGGAACCAGCAGGTCCTCTTCTGGGTGTCCCAGCTCCTGATGGAGACGCACCGCTGGGCGAGCCAGAACCCCTCGTCCCAGCTCCAGGCGGTGCTGCTCTTCGACGAGGCGGACCTCTACCTGCCCGCCGTGGGCAAGCCCGCCACGAAGCAGCCCATGGAGAACCTGCTCCGGCGCGCCCGCTCCGCCGGGCTGGGCCTCATGCTGGCCACCCAGAGCCCGGGGGACCTGGACTACAAGTGCCGCGAGAACGTGCGCACCTGGCTGGTGGGCCGCGTGACGGAGGAGACGGCGCTCAAGAAACTCAAGCCCATGTTCGCCAATGGCCGCGGAGGGGACGGCACCCAGAAGCTCGCCACCCAACAGATGGGGCGCTTCCACCTCCAGCGCGAAGGCCAGCCGGTGCAGCAGCTCAAGGCGGACCGCAACGTCATCCTCACCGAGCAGCTGTCCGAGGACGAAATCCTCCGGCTCGCGCGCCAGACGGGAGCGCGACGCGGCCAGGGCCCGGAGCTCGCGGCCCTTCATTAG
- a CDS encoding serine/threonine-protein kinase, which yields MTLIGSHIGRYRILEELGSGGMSVVYKGLDTALDREVAVKVLHPHLAHKSESRRRLAREARAVARLHHPNILEVFDFSAEGAREAFLVTEYVRGRTLKEYLDEGSGRLDPPELAAMVVHEIAAALAHAHESGVIHRDLKPENVMVREDGVLKLMDFGIARLLDAEERMTVTGSLVGSPAHMAPEIIEGQEAGPGADLFSLGTILYGLIVGRLPFAAANTTATLKRILDGAYEDPRQRVPALSDELAEVCTTCLARDPSRRYPHAGALRDALADYLTGLGFERVGEELTSFFADPASYQKLMRPRIITSLLARGERLLSEKRVPRALACLNQVLALDATNARALTLLAGMERQRRLARWRARGIRVGAGLLVAAGLGMGVHVARREDAPVPPATSASPPSVTQAPATPPAESSAQAVRPPPPAPDAPPAVTPEPSTVAERRPAPIDKKPAVRPAAPVPVPISILVRPYGYIRVNDEARSAQALAQHSVKVPAGTHTVTITCDYCETSEERIEVRPGAENVFRLRAQLKASRLSFAYEPEDTVVRVAGETRSAHDSQEHPFDIRSPQGSASFQHRVEYEVSRPGYRSEKRVALVAPGTSITVRGALVPE from the coding sequence ATGACGCTCATCGGCAGCCACATCGGGCGCTACCGCATCCTCGAGGAGCTGGGCTCCGGGGGAATGAGTGTCGTGTACAAGGGGCTCGACACGGCGCTGGACCGGGAAGTGGCCGTCAAGGTGCTGCACCCCCACCTGGCGCACAAGAGTGAGTCCCGCCGGCGGCTCGCGCGCGAGGCCCGGGCGGTGGCGCGGCTGCACCACCCCAACATCCTCGAGGTGTTCGACTTCTCGGCCGAGGGCGCGCGCGAGGCCTTCCTCGTCACCGAATACGTGCGCGGCCGCACCCTCAAGGAGTACCTGGACGAGGGCTCGGGGCGGTTGGATCCACCGGAGCTCGCCGCCATGGTGGTGCACGAGATCGCCGCCGCGCTGGCGCACGCGCACGAGTCCGGCGTCATCCACCGGGATCTCAAGCCCGAGAACGTCATGGTGCGCGAGGACGGCGTCCTCAAGCTGATGGACTTCGGCATCGCCCGGTTGCTCGACGCCGAGGAGCGGATGACCGTCACGGGCTCGCTCGTGGGCTCGCCCGCCCACATGGCGCCGGAAATCATCGAGGGCCAGGAGGCGGGCCCCGGCGCGGATCTCTTCTCGCTGGGCACCATCCTGTATGGTCTCATCGTGGGACGGCTACCCTTCGCGGCGGCCAACACCACCGCCACCCTCAAGCGCATCCTCGATGGGGCCTACGAGGATCCACGCCAGCGCGTGCCCGCGCTCTCGGACGAGCTGGCGGAGGTGTGCACCACGTGCCTGGCCCGCGATCCCTCGCGGCGCTATCCCCACGCGGGCGCCCTGCGTGATGCCCTGGCGGACTACCTGACGGGGCTGGGCTTCGAGCGCGTGGGCGAGGAGCTGACGTCCTTCTTCGCGGACCCGGCCTCGTACCAGAAGCTGATGCGCCCCCGCATCATCACCTCGCTCCTCGCGCGCGGTGAGCGATTGCTGTCGGAGAAGCGCGTCCCCCGGGCGCTCGCCTGCCTCAACCAGGTGCTCGCGCTCGACGCCACCAATGCCCGGGCCCTCACACTGCTCGCGGGGATGGAGCGGCAACGCCGCCTCGCGCGCTGGCGGGCCCGCGGCATCCGGGTGGGCGCGGGTCTGCTCGTGGCCGCGGGACTGGGCATGGGGGTGCACGTCGCGAGGAGGGAAGACGCCCCGGTGCCGCCCGCGACGAGCGCGTCCCCGCCTTCGGTGACCCAGGCGCCCGCGACCCCTCCCGCCGAGAGCTCCGCCCAGGCCGTGCGTCCCCCGCCCCCGGCGCCCGACGCCCCCCCGGCCGTGACGCCCGAGCCCTCCACCGTGGCCGAGCGGCGTCCCGCCCCGATCGACAAGAAGCCGGCCGTGCGCCCGGCGGCCCCCGTGCCCGTGCCCATCTCCATCCTGGTGCGGCCCTATGGCTATATCCGCGTGAATGACGAGGCGCGCAGCGCGCAGGCACTCGCCCAGCATTCGGTGAAGGTGCCGGCGGGCACGCACACCGTCACCATCACCTGCGATTACTGCGAGACCTCCGAGGAGCGCATCGAGGTGCGGCCGGGGGCGGAGAACGTCTTCCGGCTCCGGGCCCAGCTCAAGGCCTCGCGGCTGAGCTTCGCGTACGAACCCGAGGACACCGTGGTGCGCGTGGCGGGAGAGACGCGCTCGGCGCATGACAGCCAGGAGCATCCCTTCGACATCCGCTCGCCCCAGGGGTCCGCGAGCTTCCAGCACCGGGTGGAGTACGAGGTCAGCCGCCCGGGCTACCGCTCCGAGAAGCGCGTGGCGCTCGTGGCGCCGGGCACGTCCATCACCGTGCGAGGAGCCCTCGTCCCCGAATGA
- a CDS encoding tetratricopeptide repeat protein, with product MSRLCLSVLLGLLLLPVIALAEEAVDGEVSALRSGYEYGRYAEVLERATGRIDQGRLNDPDLMELHKLAGLSAFHLHRTEDAERHFRALLRLDPDFSLDPFAVPPPVVEFMDSLREQMAAELDLVRQERRLRVERERARVERERVTAEEQRRRVELLARQVTVRRVEKRGMLVNLVPFGAGQFQQGRTGLGTLFAASEGVLAVTSVIAFLAYGALVETGKVTVDDIRGQPREVTFRYIPTERVTQARNWERLKWGSAVGFYAVYAAGVVDALVHHQDEVVDTRIETLPAPPPASPTGLRLYPTSGGAGAGFSLAF from the coding sequence ATGAGCCGCCTGTGCTTGTCGGTCCTGCTGGGGCTGTTGCTGCTGCCCGTCATCGCGCTCGCCGAGGAGGCGGTGGACGGAGAGGTCTCCGCCCTGCGCTCGGGCTACGAGTACGGCCGCTATGCCGAGGTGCTGGAGCGCGCGACGGGCCGCATCGATCAAGGCCGGTTGAATGATCCGGACCTGATGGAGCTGCACAAGCTGGCGGGGCTGAGCGCCTTCCACCTGCACCGCACCGAGGACGCCGAGCGGCACTTCCGCGCGCTCTTGCGCCTGGACCCCGACTTCAGCCTGGACCCGTTCGCGGTGCCGCCTCCCGTGGTGGAGTTCATGGATTCCCTGCGCGAGCAGATGGCGGCGGAGTTGGACCTCGTGCGCCAGGAGCGGCGCCTGCGGGTGGAGCGCGAGCGCGCGCGGGTGGAGCGCGAGCGCGTGACGGCCGAGGAGCAGCGCCGCCGCGTGGAGTTGCTGGCGCGACAGGTGACGGTGCGGCGGGTGGAGAAGCGCGGCATGTTGGTGAACCTGGTGCCCTTCGGGGCGGGCCAGTTCCAGCAAGGGCGCACCGGCCTGGGCACTCTCTTCGCGGCCTCCGAGGGCGTGCTCGCCGTCACCAGCGTCATCGCCTTCCTCGCCTATGGGGCGCTCGTGGAGACGGGCAAGGTGACGGTGGATGACATCCGCGGCCAGCCGCGAGAAGTGACCTTTCGCTACATTCCCACGGAGCGGGTCACCCAGGCGCGCAACTGGGAACGGCTCAAGTGGGGCTCGGCCGTGGGCTTCTACGCCGTCTACGCGGCGGGTGTGGTGGACGCGCTGGTGCACCACCAGGACGAGGTCGTGGACACCCGCATCGAAACCCTTCCAGCACCGCCTCCCGCGTCCCCGACCGGGCTGCGGCTCTACCCCACCTCCGGCGGCGCCGGCGCCGGCTTCTCCCTCGCCTTCTAG
- a CDS encoding sigma 54-interacting transcriptional regulator — MASLSIRTPDGKVRTVPLHKRITSIGRSADNDVALSDPSVPDSALHVLFDGTRYQLGSLGASFQVNGKKRDSAVLATSDVIRVGATELVFTREDAAPSPTPAPVAALSITHETEPAADSDSTTRDMPGVVGRELHLLRRLTAFSERLLGSSGRDTLLEQLLDEAIEVTRADKGFLILREDGELRVKVARNLSRENLEDAVERVSDSIVEKVVRTRKPLILSDALDDPEFKASKSVVNLQMLSVMCVPLLRDGELFGVLYVGNDRLVNRFEPKSLDMLTIFAAQALLLIQNALLVNGLKLDNTELRKRLDDARYGEIVGTCQGMLDVYKRIDKIAPTDISVLITGETGTGKELIARELHRHSPRAKGPFITINCGAIPENLLESELFGHVRGAFTGAVNTKVGRFQAAIGGTLFLDEIGEMPPQLQVKLLRALQEKVVYKVGDHRGEPVDIRVVAATNRVLEDEVRKGTFREDLYYRLNVVTLKLPPLHERGEDLFVLGKYFLQKYAKEFSTKVKGFSPSATVAMKKYAWPGNIRELENRIKKAVVLADKPLLGADDLDLKPENLEPVLPLAEARERWQKQYIQEVYERNNRNKTKTAKDLGVDPRTIFRHFEKLEADKTGGPLPPGEEGDEELL; from the coding sequence ATGGCCAGCCTCTCCATCCGGACTCCCGACGGCAAGGTCCGCACCGTGCCGCTGCACAAGCGCATCACCAGCATCGGCCGTTCGGCGGACAACGACGTGGCGCTGTCGGACCCGTCCGTGCCCGACAGTGCCCTGCACGTGCTCTTCGATGGCACGCGCTACCAGCTGGGCAGCCTGGGGGCCTCCTTCCAGGTGAACGGCAAGAAGCGCGACAGCGCCGTGCTGGCCACGTCGGACGTCATCCGCGTGGGCGCCACCGAGCTCGTCTTCACCCGCGAGGACGCCGCGCCCTCCCCCACCCCCGCGCCGGTGGCCGCGCTCTCCATCACCCACGAGACCGAGCCCGCGGCGGACTCCGACTCGACGACGCGGGACATGCCCGGCGTGGTGGGCCGCGAGCTGCACCTGCTGCGCCGCCTCACCGCGTTCAGCGAGCGGCTGCTCGGCAGCAGCGGCCGGGACACCCTGCTCGAGCAGCTCCTGGACGAGGCCATCGAGGTGACGCGCGCGGACAAGGGCTTCCTCATCCTCCGGGAAGACGGCGAGCTGCGCGTGAAGGTGGCGCGCAACCTCTCGCGCGAGAACCTGGAGGACGCCGTGGAGCGCGTGAGCGATTCCATCGTGGAGAAGGTGGTGCGCACGCGCAAGCCCCTCATCCTCAGTGACGCGCTGGACGATCCCGAGTTCAAGGCCAGCAAGTCGGTGGTGAACCTGCAGATGCTCTCCGTCATGTGCGTGCCGCTCTTGCGCGACGGCGAGCTGTTCGGCGTGCTCTACGTGGGCAATGACCGGCTGGTGAACCGCTTCGAGCCCAAGAGCCTGGACATGCTCACCATCTTCGCGGCCCAGGCGCTGCTGCTCATCCAGAACGCGCTGCTGGTCAACGGGCTCAAGCTGGACAACACCGAGCTGCGCAAGCGCCTGGACGACGCGCGCTATGGGGAGATCGTCGGCACCTGCCAGGGCATGCTCGACGTGTACAAGCGCATCGACAAGATCGCCCCCACGGACATCTCCGTGCTCATCACCGGGGAGACGGGCACGGGCAAGGAGCTCATCGCCCGGGAGCTGCACCGCCACTCCCCCCGCGCCAAGGGCCCCTTCATCACCATCAACTGCGGCGCCATTCCGGAAAACCTCCTGGAGAGCGAGCTGTTCGGCCACGTGCGCGGCGCCTTCACCGGCGCGGTGAACACCAAGGTGGGCCGCTTCCAGGCGGCCATTGGCGGCACGCTCTTCCTCGACGAGATCGGCGAGATGCCCCCGCAACTGCAGGTGAAGCTGCTGCGGGCGCTGCAGGAGAAGGTCGTCTACAAGGTGGGCGACCACCGGGGCGAGCCCGTCGACATCCGCGTGGTGGCCGCCACCAACCGGGTGCTCGAGGACGAGGTGCGCAAGGGCACCTTCCGCGAGGACCTGTACTACCGGCTCAACGTGGTGACGCTCAAGCTCCCCCCGCTGCACGAGCGCGGCGAGGACCTCTTCGTGCTGGGCAAGTACTTCCTGCAGAAGTACGCCAAGGAGTTCAGCACCAAGGTGAAGGGCTTCTCTCCCTCGGCCACCGTGGCCATGAAGAAGTACGCCTGGCCGGGCAACATCCGCGAGTTGGAGAACCGCATCAAGAAGGCGGTGGTGCTCGCGGACAAGCCCCTGCTCGGGGCGGATGACCTGGATCTCAAGCCGGAGAACCTGGAGCCCGTCCTTCCGCTCGCCGAGGCGCGCGAGCGCTGGCAGAAGCAGTACATCCAGGAAGTCTACGAGCGCAACAACCGCAACAAGACCAAGACGGCCAAGGATCTGGGCGTGGACCCACGCACCATCTTCCGCCACTTCGAGAAGCTGGAGGCCGACAAGACGGGGGGCCCCCTGCCTCCTGGCGAGGAGGGTGACGAGGAATTGCTCTGA